cttccgacacaaatcgggagatgggcgtccttctctcagggttgcccaaatcggcattatcgaaagccaatttttgttttttcctcaactgcttcccgtcacggggacgaccaaagtttacgggggcgtgtcggcaccatagcgaaggcgggctgaggcgtgattaagagatgggcgtcctcggccaataattgaaaaaagaagggtgtccctgacgagcatttggccgactttacttggtccattttttcttgcgaccaagctgtgaaaaggtgcccgaactgaccagatgaccactatggcagttcttatgttgtTACATGCAAGTGTATCACTGAGAGCCTCTATTTCTTGAGACAAgaagtgctaatttttttttctgcgtaACAGGAAAAATCTCACGGCACAATTTAATTCTCTAGCTTAACAATCCTACAGCAGAATAAGGTGGAATTTAAGTACTCACCACTTAAAGACCAGATTCAGCCAGTCCCCAATCACCGCCACCCAGATGAGCCTGATGCCCACTGTCTCGCAGAGGTGGAACCAGATGGGGAACAAGACAAAGAAGGTGTTCCTCAGGTCTGcagcaaaagaaacaaacatgaaCCAGTCCTGGGAGCTGTTGTAGTGCTTCTGGAGGTAGTGCACCACTTGGTCTCCTGAGTCATGAAGAAGGTTCATCCCACTATCcattcttttttttctacctcCAACACTATGAGGTTGAATCTTTGACTGAAGACTTAAATTCTGCTTCCTGCTCTTGCAGCTGGTTAATGTATGGCATGCTGGAGGAGGCCGATCCTTGACCTTGGAATAAACTGATGCAGCACAGTGTTGACAGAATGAGGGCTGTGACGTAACCTATAACCACCATGTTCATGCAAAACAGCCTCTGACACGGCTTGGTGTCACCTTGAAATAATGAAGCAATGACTGAAATCAGTCACTTTGCAGGGCTCTCGTGTTCCACTTTTCATTGGCAGTTTTGAAGCACATGAAGGGAAAGGTACGCTAGTGTCAGTCTCTTCGCGTTGGTCAGACCTGCAACTTACAAAGTCAACAAAGGGCCTGGGTTGCCTTTTTTTACTCTTAGAGAAAAACATCTGTTAGGAAATTCCATCGGATCAATGCTGTTTTCTTCACTTTTATGACTGATTAAGTGTTTGGCACATGTTGATTCTGCAAATTTGCAAGATTGATCTGTGCATCAcggctaaaagaaaaaaataaatacaaatctgCAGCATAGAGTTTTGTAGCTCTATTGATATTAAAGAAACCTTGTTCCTTTGCAGACTGTAAGATCTTTTATTTGGTCTGCAAAAATTATCCAAAGATGAGGTTTCTCTCAGGCGTCTGAGAAGGATCTGCATGGTCATGAAACTTTAAGCAAAAGTGTTTGTGGTGGTGCAGCTTTCTAGATTTGCCAACTGACTCCATTTCATAAAGAATAGGTTAATCCAGTTCTGGCTTTACTCCCCATTGCAtacagcagggattctcaacccagtcctcaagacacagtcactttttcaggatacccacaatgaatatgcatgagatacatttgcatgcaccaaAAAGGCATGGCATAAATACAGGGGATCCCTCAACAGCAAGAGGATGGAattgaaacaaaagaaaagaaaaaccccGAAATGTCCATCAGACAAGGCACAGAGGGATGTAACCTGCATTGAGCAGCAGCTACTGCCCCAAACGAAGGTGtagaggactccttttactatgctgttgtAAGCACATACTAGCACCTACCGTAGATTAAAAGGGCTAACTGCGGGACGCTCTTAGGTTTCCTGATCTGTGCACACAAACCGtgaagtagaaaatatttttaattttatcacTGAGGGGTatgtctggggtggagagtgggtgtttcttaTTATTCAGCGCAGcgtgctgattagcgcaggataaGTGTGTAAGCCCACTTTGCCTGTGAAATagatgttggtaagtgctcacttgctaatatttttaatggcaacattaaaagTGGTTTGGTATATGAGATAGTTGTAAAGAAGGATATATAATGATTTGAATAATAGAGATTGTGAGATCTTCGACAAAGTAAAAATTGCgaatttaattaaaaaattgATGGATGGACTTGATGACGAAATAGGTGTCACCTgcttccaaaaataaataaaaaatcgaGACATATTTCTCAATGGAAATCCACCTCTGATGGTCCACTATCAACTTTAAATTCTAAAAATCACTTGCTGCAGATAAATTTGGAATTGTATGATTTAATTGACTGATCTGCTGCTGTTAATTTTTGTAATTAAGTAGCCTTTTGAGTACTTATGGaataacattagcgcatggccattaatgagaGAAATAGAAAATtgtccattttactgctgcggtgAAAACAGCGTTAGCATGGGTATAGAAGGTTCGCTAGTAATGACAGCCATTTAGAtcaatatctcaagggcattaatgtacaggaagtgagcctttttcaacggaaggaaaactctggaacgagggggcatacgagaaaatacttatgtacttatgtaagagagaACAGGCTAAGGAGTAATTgaagtattatttcatggaaagcgtggtggaagtgtggaatggcctccttgtggagatggtggagctaaggactgtgtcagagtttaagaaagcatggggtaAGCacatgggatcacttaggaaaaggaagagtaaggggttacagaggatgagcagactggatgggccatttggcctttatctgccgtcatggtTCTATGTTTCTAAGAAGTAAATGAACATAAAGCAgagaaaggacaaaaaaaaaaaaaaaaaaaaaagttttcttgtcCCAAACTCAGCAATTGCAAAGCCTAAGAATGTTGGTAAAGCACTGGGGTGAGTCTTGCTAGGTTCACCAGTAACAAGTGTATCTGCAGTATAGCCTCACCCCAGGTTTTAATGGGTTGGGGAAATGATGTGGCATTTCCCGAAAGTTCACAGAAACAATGCATGTGATAAAGCATGGCAGCGTTCTTAGCACTATGTCATTAGGATAGAAGGTGGAGCACCTACCTGACCACCTACCAGGGGTCCATAAGGGCTGCCAACAGGccgggttttcatgatatccctaataaataggAATTTATATTACAAACAATCATTGTGCAATTATCAACTCAATTCTacatctttttaaaattattatatttACTAGAAAGACACTCCTAAcacatacatttaaaataaaaacctgACTGAAATCACCgcttttcaaaaaagatatagtggaattagaaaaggtacagagaagggcgacaaaaataataaaggggatggttcaatttccctatgaggaaaggctaaatcagtcatggctcttcagcttggagaaaagatggctgaggggagatatgatagaggtctataa
The sequence above is a segment of the Microcaecilia unicolor chromosome 12, aMicUni1.1, whole genome shotgun sequence genome. Coding sequences within it:
- the LOC115481677 gene encoding glucose-6-phosphatase-like, yielding MDSGMNLLHDSGDQVVHYLQKHYNSSQDWFMFVSFAADLRNTFFVLFPIWFHLCETVGIRLIWVAVIGDWLNLVFKWITCQLLVSSKGKRNPPSPSCFIDALFQNGVLADFGLLLPQDDDYM